A stretch of Thermotoga sp. SG1 DNA encodes these proteins:
- a CDS encoding S-layer homology domain-containing protein has translation MKRVLLAIAVISVFFSAAFAFFPDVPKDHWAYEYVWKLWQRGIFIGYPDGEFKGDRYITRYEAATAASRLLDFIEQKMLSGVSGNLTQVVGNLSDKYMVLEERVKSLEDVLDTLAAQIGTTQVNITETEREILTKIDSVKEELEAKFEEEISLNREVVNNVGLRLGNLARDYERYKESVDTRIAEVNDKLAALEKDLGNKLADLKAMVDLHEKDIINIYNKISSVNEELNKKIAATEEKLSRKDEEISAMVELHEKDIINIYNKISALNEDLNKKILDTKAELSAKIESQEKTLNMVYTKLLDVESKLSGEIEALKEKDAELQRTVDLHEQDIINLYGKTSSLEEDLNLKYNETNEKIDQVKAELESKIESVKAYNRNLSILTGAFFGILGLILLAISGK, from the coding sequence ATGAAGAGAGTTCTTCTTGCCATCGCCGTGATATCAGTTTTCTTCTCAGCGGCGTTTGCATTCTTCCCTGATGTTCCAAAGGATCACTGGGCCTACGAGTACGTCTGGAAACTCTGGCAGAGGGGTATCTTCATAGGCTATCCCGATGGTGAGTTCAAAGGGGACAGGTACATCACCAGGTACGAAGCCGCCACGGCCGCGAGCAGACTCCTCGATTTCATTGAACAGAAAATGCTCTCAGGAGTCTCTGGAAACCTCACCCAGGTCGTTGGAAACCTCTCAGACAAGTACATGGTTCTCGAAGAAAGAGTGAAAAGCCTGGAAGATGTCCTTGACACACTCGCAGCACAGATAGGTACCACTCAGGTCAACATAACAGAAACAGAGAGAGAGATCCTCACAAAGATCGACTCCGTGAAGGAAGAACTCGAGGCAAAGTTCGAAGAAGAGATCTCTCTGAACAGGGAAGTTGTGAACAACGTGGGTCTCAGACTCGGAAATCTCGCAAGAGACTATGAGAGGTACAAGGAAAGCGTTGACACAAGGATAGCCGAAGTGAACGACAAACTTGCCGCCCTTGAGAAGGACCTCGGGAACAAACTCGCCGACCTCAAGGCAATGGTTGATCTTCACGAAAAAGACATCATAAACATCTACAACAAGATCTCCTCCGTGAACGAAGAACTCAACAAAAAGATCGCCGCAACCGAAGAGAAACTCTCCAGAAAAGACGAAGAGATCTCTGCTATGGTGGAACTTCATGAAAAAGACATCATAAACATCTACAACAAGATCTCCGCACTCAACGAAGATCTCAACAAAAAAATACTTGACACGAAGGCCGAACTTTCTGCTAAAATAGAGTCACAGGAAAAGACATTGAACATGGTCTACACAAAACTCCTCGACGTAGAAAGCAAACTCAGCGGTGAAATCGAGGCTCTCAAAGAAAAAGACGCAGAGCTCCAAAGAACAGTCGACCTTCACGAACAGGACATCATCAATCTGTACGGCAAAACATCTTCTCTTGAAGAAGATCTCAATCTGAAGTACAACGAGACAAACGAGAAGATCGATCAGGTGAAGGCGGAACTCGAAAGCAAGATCGAAAGCGTGAAGGCATACAACAGAAATCTCAGTATACTCACGGGTGCGTTCTTTGGAATCCTTGGTCTCATCCTGCTTGCAATCAGTGGTAAATAA
- the secG gene encoding preprotein translocase subunit SecG: MKTFFLIVHTIISVALIYMVQVQMSKFSELGGAFGSGGLHTVFGRKRGLDTGGKITLALSVLFFISCVVTAFVLTR; the protein is encoded by the coding sequence ATGAAGACGTTTTTCCTCATCGTTCACACCATCATAAGTGTAGCCCTAATCTACATGGTCCAGGTGCAGATGTCGAAGTTTTCGGAACTCGGAGGAGCCTTTGGAAGCGGTGGACTTCACACCGTTTTTGGAAGAAAGAGAGGCCTCGACACCGGAGGAAAGATCACACTCGCTCTCTCTGTGCTCTTTTTTATCTCCTGCGTAGTAACAGCGTTCGTCCTGACGAGGTGA
- the uvrA gene encoding excinuclease ABC subunit UvrA has translation MNEIVVRGARVHNLKNITVRIPKNKLVVITGLSGSGKSSLAMDTIYAEGQRRYLESLSTYARQFLGELKRPDVDEIEGLSPSIAIDQKTVSHNPRSTVGTVTEIYDYLRVLYARIGKAHCPECGRPLEKKSVDEILQDLFNSFREGSRIYILAPIATEKKGTFKKEIEEFISKGFTRIEIDGEMYRLEEVPELDKNRRHTVKLVVDRLILEGKNEHRILDSLELAMREGKGFVEVRNADTGESRTFSENLMCPVCGIGFPEITPKLFSFNSPYGACPNCHGLGFTFEVDPSLVVDEEKSVLDGAIIPYRWDRRLSRWVARELEKRGFSAEVPFKNLPEEAKRFVLYGDDRFEGVVPKVERWHRETESSEMKEWLEKNFVVQRTCSLCDGKRLNREALSVRINDLNIHEFTELSIEEELEFLRNLKLTERERKIAGELLNEIEKRLEFLMDVGLGYLNLSRSATTLSGGESQRIRLATQIGSGLTGVIYVLDEPTIGLHPRDTEKLVKTLKKLRDLGNTVIVVEHDEEVIRSADYIIDIGPGGGANGGRVVFQGSVEELIKNPDGSLTGEYLSGKRKIPHWGVRRRPYGFLKLRGVRHNNLKNIDVEIPLGVFVCVTGVSGSGKSSLIMETLYPALMNVLHGAKLPVGEFDSLEGVENIDKVIAIDQSPIGRTPRSNPATYTKVFDEIRALFAMTPAAKARGYTKSRFSFNLKGGRCEACQGQGYVKIEMLFLPDVYVECDVCKGKRYNKETLEVTYRGKNISDILDMTVDEALEFFKNVPSIRRTLQVLHDVGLGYIKLGQPATTLSGGEAQRIKLASELRKKDTGRTLYILDEPTVGLHFEDVRKLVEVLHRLVDRGNTVVVIEHNLDVIKNADYIIDLGPEGGKEGGRIVAAGTPEEVSKNPSSHTGRFLKAVL, from the coding sequence ATGAACGAGATCGTCGTGAGAGGGGCAAGGGTGCACAACCTGAAGAATATAACGGTGAGAATACCGAAGAACAAACTCGTTGTCATAACGGGACTTTCGGGTTCGGGAAAGTCATCTCTTGCGATGGACACCATATATGCAGAGGGACAAAGGAGGTATCTGGAGTCCCTTTCCACGTACGCAAGACAGTTCCTTGGAGAACTCAAAAGACCGGATGTAGACGAAATAGAAGGGCTCTCCCCCTCCATCGCCATAGATCAGAAGACGGTCTCGCACAACCCCAGATCCACGGTGGGAACGGTGACGGAGATCTACGATTACTTGAGGGTTCTCTACGCCAGGATAGGAAAAGCACACTGCCCTGAGTGCGGCAGGCCGCTCGAGAAGAAAAGTGTCGACGAAATCCTTCAAGATCTGTTCAACTCGTTCAGAGAGGGAAGTCGAATCTACATCCTCGCCCCCATCGCAACGGAGAAGAAGGGAACCTTCAAAAAAGAGATCGAAGAGTTCATCTCAAAGGGATTCACGAGGATCGAGATAGACGGGGAAATGTACAGGCTCGAAGAGGTGCCCGAACTGGACAAGAACAGAAGGCACACGGTGAAACTGGTGGTCGACAGGTTGATCCTGGAGGGGAAAAACGAGCACAGAATACTGGACAGTTTGGAACTTGCGATGAGAGAAGGAAAGGGATTTGTGGAGGTCAGAAACGCGGACACCGGAGAGAGCAGAACCTTCAGCGAAAACCTCATGTGCCCCGTGTGTGGAATCGGTTTTCCCGAGATCACACCGAAACTGTTTTCGTTCAACAGTCCGTACGGAGCGTGTCCCAACTGCCATGGACTCGGTTTCACCTTCGAGGTGGACCCGTCGCTTGTGGTGGACGAAGAAAAAAGTGTGTTGGATGGTGCGATCATCCCCTACAGGTGGGACAGAAGACTCTCAAGGTGGGTGGCAAGAGAGCTGGAAAAAAGAGGATTTTCTGCCGAGGTTCCTTTCAAAAACCTTCCGGAAGAAGCAAAAAGGTTTGTACTTTACGGCGATGACCGTTTCGAAGGAGTGGTCCCGAAGGTTGAAAGGTGGCACAGGGAAACCGAGTCTTCCGAGATGAAAGAGTGGCTGGAGAAGAACTTCGTCGTTCAGAGAACGTGTTCTCTCTGTGATGGAAAAAGACTGAACAGAGAGGCTCTCTCTGTTAGGATAAACGACCTGAACATACACGAGTTCACCGAGCTTTCCATAGAAGAGGAACTTGAATTCCTGAGGAACCTGAAACTCACAGAAAGAGAGCGAAAGATCGCTGGGGAACTTTTGAACGAGATCGAAAAGAGACTTGAGTTCCTCATGGACGTTGGCCTTGGGTATCTGAACCTCTCAAGATCCGCCACCACTCTTTCGGGTGGAGAGTCCCAGAGAATAAGACTCGCAACGCAGATAGGATCCGGTCTTACGGGGGTCATATACGTCCTCGACGAACCCACGATCGGGCTTCACCCCAGAGATACAGAAAAACTGGTGAAGACTTTGAAGAAACTCAGGGACCTTGGCAACACAGTGATCGTTGTGGAACACGATGAAGAAGTCATCAGAAGCGCTGACTACATCATAGACATAGGACCAGGTGGAGGCGCAAACGGGGGACGTGTGGTGTTTCAGGGCAGTGTTGAGGAACTGATCAAAAACCCGGATGGATCCCTGACCGGAGAGTACCTCTCCGGAAAAAGGAAAATCCCCCACTGGGGAGTGAGACGACGTCCCTACGGATTTCTCAAACTGAGAGGTGTTCGCCACAACAACCTGAAGAACATAGACGTTGAGATTCCTCTTGGAGTCTTTGTCTGCGTGACAGGAGTTTCTGGATCGGGAAAGTCCTCACTCATCATGGAAACGCTTTATCCTGCCCTCATGAACGTTCTTCACGGAGCAAAGCTCCCGGTCGGTGAGTTCGACTCCCTGGAGGGCGTTGAGAACATAGACAAGGTGATCGCGATAGATCAATCACCGATCGGAAGGACTCCAAGAAGCAACCCTGCGACCTACACGAAGGTGTTCGATGAGATACGCGCCCTCTTTGCAATGACGCCCGCCGCAAAAGCCCGTGGCTACACGAAGAGCAGGTTCAGTTTCAACCTGAAGGGTGGAAGGTGTGAAGCCTGCCAGGGTCAGGGTTATGTGAAGATAGAGATGCTCTTTCTTCCAGACGTTTATGTAGAGTGCGATGTCTGTAAGGGAAAAAGATACAACAAAGAGACCCTGGAGGTGACTTACAGGGGAAAGAACATTTCTGATATACTCGATATGACGGTGGATGAAGCGCTGGAGTTTTTCAAGAACGTTCCTTCTATAAGAAGAACGTTGCAGGTTCTCCATGATGTGGGGCTCGGTTACATAAAACTCGGCCAGCCCGCAACAACGCTATCGGGCGGGGAAGCACAGAGGATAAAACTTGCGTCTGAGTTGAGAAAAAAAGACACAGGAAGAACGCTCTACATACTCGACGAGCCAACGGTGGGACTCCATTTTGAAGACGTGCGAAAACTTGTGGAAGTCCTTCACAGACTCGTTGACAGGGGTAACACCGTTGTGGTCATAGAACACAATCTCGATGTCATAAAGAACGCAGACTACATCATAGATCTCGGGCCTGAGGGAGGAAAAGAAGGAGGACGCATCGTGGCAGCTGGAACACCTGAAGAGGTTTCGAAAAATCCTTCTTCCCACACCGGAAGATTCCTGAAAGCTGTGTTATAA
- a CDS encoding TIGR00529 family membrane protein: MQLYTLSVVTSLITIVITQRILKKLSLSLLSGVAVLFLILRISSVTEIALRVLTSSSFWSLLSTVFLIYLLSGMMESSGDYRKFSEEMRNIFSKNVDSFVPALIGLMPMPGGALFTAPMVKNSLPDENPLRLAVKNYWFRHTIEFFWPIYPAVVLVSELSGVHVSSVSLKLFPVFALAFITGWLFFNGMQIPRLSSPGSISNLFVLFPIIGTGLMILAFRMPGWLALLLNTAGYTIFRRKFFLSALKSTFMKWDILVVLFLVYCYKVAIDTLNVGEGIAHEFLEWHISPLLLLFFLPFVSGVSTGITQAAVGISLPVVLSMFSKEYAIYTYMFAVGGVILSPVHLCVVLSAKFFGVEVFEILRKVFFPLALTLVFGALILGVVT, encoded by the coding sequence ATGCAGTTGTACACCCTCTCCGTGGTGACCTCTCTGATAACGATCGTTATCACACAGAGAATCCTGAAGAAACTTTCACTTTCTCTCTTGTCCGGAGTGGCTGTCCTGTTTCTCATACTGAGAATTTCCAGCGTGACAGAAATTGCACTGCGTGTTCTGACATCTTCTTCGTTCTGGTCTCTTCTGTCAACCGTGTTTCTGATCTATCTTCTTTCCGGTATGATGGAATCATCCGGTGACTACAGGAAATTCTCTGAAGAGATGAGAAACATCTTCTCCAAAAACGTGGATTCGTTCGTTCCCGCTCTCATCGGACTCATGCCGATGCCAGGTGGTGCACTTTTCACCGCTCCAATGGTGAAAAACTCCCTTCCAGATGAGAATCCCCTGAGACTTGCCGTCAAAAACTACTGGTTCAGACACACGATAGAATTCTTCTGGCCCATATACCCCGCAGTGGTGCTCGTATCGGAACTTTCCGGTGTCCATGTGAGCAGCGTTTCTTTAAAACTGTTTCCCGTTTTTGCCCTCGCCTTCATAACGGGATGGCTGTTTTTCAACGGAATGCAGATTCCCCGTCTGTCGAGTCCAGGTTCCATTTCCAATCTTTTTGTGCTCTTTCCCATCATCGGAACGGGTCTTATGATCCTGGCGTTCCGTATGCCGGGCTGGCTTGCCCTTCTTTTGAACACAGCAGGGTACACCATCTTCAGAAGGAAGTTCTTCCTGAGCGCCCTGAAGAGCACCTTCATGAAGTGGGATATTCTTGTTGTGCTTTTTCTTGTTTACTGCTACAAAGTCGCAATCGACACCCTGAATGTGGGAGAAGGAATCGCCCACGAGTTTCTGGAATGGCACATCTCTCCGCTTCTTCTTCTCTTTTTTCTTCCCTTCGTATCCGGTGTCTCCACGGGGATAACACAGGCGGCGGTCGGTATATCTTTGCCCGTTGTTCTCAGTATGTTCAGCAAAGAGTACGCCATATATACCTATATGTTTGCCGTGGGCGGTGTTATACTGTCTCCGGTTCATCTCTGTGTGGTTCTTTCCGCAAAGTTCTTTGGAGTAGAGGTGTTTGAGATTCTCAGAAAAGTCTTTTTCCCACTGGCACTCACACTGGTCTTCGGCGCCCTCATCCTGGGGGTGGTCACATGA
- a CDS encoding acyl-CoA dehydratase activase has translation MTGVCVGSSSVSFYSKSEKGNLPHNGDPLALLSSMIPTFLEKGPVVLTGRKTREVIDLPQISEAEATEVAYRHLMEKYGRVEAIVSAGGENTVLYRVNEKGIITGIYTGSKCASGTGEFFLQQLQRMGISLEEANRVNVEDYYELSSRCTVFCKSDCTHALNKGVPKELVLNGLGKVMADKIVELAHKANVRKILLVGGTTRNRLMLKHLRKFLDVVVPEEALFFEAFGAYLWGIANRIETKRTFVIKEEKRSSFPTHEPLRKYTHLVEFKEMPFQEAKDGDVCILGIDVGSTTTKAVLMRYEDNAILAGVYLRTLGDPIRAARQCYTSILEQLNGTRVRIIGLGVTGSGRKIVGLYSQTDAVYNEIMAHARAAAHFDPEVDTIFEIGGQDAKYTYLVNGVPTDYAMNEACSAGTGSFLEEAAGESLRVHYTEIGDLAMRGENPPNFSDQCAAFIGSDVKTAVNEGISKEDICAGLVYSICMNYLNRVKGNRPVGKKIFMQGGVCYNRAVPIAMAALVGKKIVVPPHPGLMGAYGVALLTKENLALGFLKEKEFDLKELISREVRYRGTFICPGGKERCDRKCEIRIIEIDGKRFPFGGACNKYENVVRHLNVDSTKYNFVKKRERYIFDFERAKGSSKTIGLSKSLAMNNLFPLFYTFLEELGFEVIVPERSDRRGWEMKNSEFCFPVELSHGYMYDLLSKNPDLIFVPRIRGIKVENSENYNVFCPFVQSEADWLSSAFPSLKEKLVTEYFDFSRGDERERFLELAEKLGKPKEEGEKAFEKARTVFRERFESIKKQWNDFLKVLESSEFGVVLFGRSYNAFSSDANMGIPEKFATRGIPIINFDSLPFEKEDGYRNMYWSWGEMILKAARFVEKHPKLFGVYITNFSCGPDSFIISYFRDIMGKKPSLVLELDSHTADAGVETRVEAFIDIVRSYLKLKKKEEGKGPVKRPYTVLEKDRLYVITPDGKRKTLDDERVKVVFPSMGQFGSQCLSAAFRYHGVRSDVCPPPDVEEFKLGRGNSLSKECLPLQLTLGSLIKYVKEKANRDEIVLYFMPETMGPCRFGQYSVFMNLWLDRNNVENVTLFGLNSENAYAGLGTAFRIRAWLAVVVSDVFFDVERGVMTLAKDREEAKKVVEGCKEKILLSLANDPLRKFFKTLEEVAGILSGVEKKMDYEHAPKVLLTGEIYVRRDEFSRKNLEELMEKNGIIMHISPVHEWIYYTDYLFLNRLISPDSTGMDRLKKRVEVLVKRYIEKRVKKTMEKTGFYRGHMVNIREIVRSARDYLNPRLTGEAILTIGTILHEIVEHYDGIISIGPFGCMPSRIAEAIVKRGLEELKHKAKGKIKKVLEEFGDLPVIHIESDGNPFTPTVQSKLEAFMFQVRRLRNYLNGVIDSLGVVEEFSESASEKIRVDS, from the coding sequence ATGACCGGTGTGTGCGTTGGATCCTCGAGCGTCTCTTTCTACAGTAAAAGCGAGAAGGGTAATCTTCCCCACAACGGAGATCCACTTGCACTCCTTTCTTCTATGATACCCACTTTTCTTGAAAAAGGCCCTGTTGTCCTCACAGGGCGAAAAACAAGAGAAGTGATAGACCTTCCTCAGATCTCCGAGGCCGAAGCAACGGAGGTTGCCTACAGACACCTTATGGAGAAATACGGTCGGGTGGAGGCCATAGTCAGTGCGGGCGGGGAAAACACTGTACTCTACAGGGTGAATGAGAAAGGAATCATAACGGGTATATACACGGGTAGCAAGTGTGCCTCGGGTACGGGTGAGTTTTTTCTGCAACAACTTCAGAGAATGGGAATCTCCCTCGAGGAAGCAAACAGGGTGAACGTGGAAGACTATTACGAACTCTCCTCCAGATGTACGGTTTTCTGCAAAAGTGATTGCACACACGCACTGAACAAGGGTGTGCCAAAAGAATTGGTTCTGAACGGTCTTGGAAAGGTGATGGCCGACAAAATCGTTGAACTCGCACACAAAGCGAACGTGAGAAAGATCCTGCTTGTTGGAGGTACGACCAGGAACAGACTGATGCTGAAGCACCTGAGAAAATTTCTCGACGTCGTTGTTCCTGAGGAAGCTCTGTTCTTCGAAGCCTTCGGGGCATATCTCTGGGGGATCGCAAACAGGATCGAAACAAAACGCACTTTCGTGATAAAGGAGGAAAAAAGATCCAGCTTTCCCACACATGAACCCCTGAGAAAGTACACTCATCTGGTGGAGTTCAAGGAGATGCCCTTTCAGGAAGCGAAAGATGGTGACGTGTGTATTCTGGGAATAGATGTTGGATCGACCACCACGAAGGCTGTTCTGATGAGATACGAAGACAACGCCATTCTGGCCGGTGTGTATTTGAGAACCCTAGGTGATCCCATAAGGGCGGCACGACAGTGTTACACTTCGATTCTTGAACAGTTGAACGGAACCAGGGTGAGGATAATCGGTCTTGGTGTTACAGGTTCTGGAAGAAAGATCGTGGGACTTTACTCCCAGACCGATGCCGTCTACAACGAGATCATGGCCCATGCCAGAGCGGCGGCCCACTTCGATCCGGAAGTGGACACCATCTTCGAAATAGGCGGCCAGGATGCAAAATACACCTACCTGGTGAACGGTGTGCCCACCGATTACGCCATGAACGAGGCGTGCTCTGCCGGAACGGGATCCTTCCTCGAGGAGGCCGCAGGAGAATCTTTGAGGGTTCATTACACGGAGATCGGTGATCTTGCCATGAGAGGTGAAAACCCGCCGAACTTCAGCGACCAGTGTGCCGCTTTCATAGGAAGTGATGTCAAAACCGCTGTGAACGAAGGAATTTCCAAAGAAGACATCTGTGCGGGACTTGTGTATTCCATTTGTATGAACTATCTGAACAGGGTAAAAGGAAACAGACCCGTTGGGAAGAAGATCTTCATGCAGGGTGGTGTCTGTTACAACAGGGCCGTTCCCATTGCCATGGCTGCCCTCGTCGGAAAAAAGATCGTGGTTCCCCCACATCCCGGCCTGATGGGTGCCTACGGTGTAGCACTCCTCACCAAAGAGAACCTGGCACTCGGATTTTTGAAAGAGAAAGAATTCGATCTGAAAGAGTTGATATCCAGAGAGGTCAGATACAGAGGAACGTTCATCTGTCCTGGTGGAAAGGAAAGGTGTGACAGAAAGTGTGAAATCAGGATCATAGAGATCGATGGAAAGAGATTTCCCTTCGGTGGTGCCTGCAACAAGTACGAAAACGTGGTAAGACATCTGAACGTCGACAGCACGAAGTACAACTTCGTGAAGAAAAGAGAAAGGTACATCTTCGATTTCGAGCGTGCAAAAGGTTCATCGAAGACGATCGGTCTGAGCAAGTCCCTTGCGATGAACAACCTGTTTCCTCTGTTCTACACGTTTTTGGAGGAACTGGGATTCGAGGTGATCGTTCCTGAAAGATCCGACAGACGCGGCTGGGAAATGAAGAACTCCGAGTTCTGTTTCCCGGTGGAACTTTCCCATGGATACATGTACGACCTTCTTTCGAAAAATCCGGATTTGATCTTCGTTCCCAGAATACGTGGAATAAAAGTGGAAAATTCCGAGAACTACAACGTCTTCTGTCCCTTCGTCCAGAGTGAAGCGGACTGGCTCTCATCGGCCTTTCCGTCTTTGAAAGAAAAACTCGTGACGGAGTACTTCGACTTTTCACGTGGAGATGAGAGAGAACGGTTCCTCGAACTGGCAGAAAAGCTCGGAAAACCGAAAGAAGAAGGGGAAAAAGCCTTCGAAAAGGCCCGGACAGTCTTTCGCGAGAGGTTCGAGTCGATAAAGAAGCAGTGGAACGATTTTCTGAAAGTCCTCGAAAGTTCAGAGTTTGGAGTCGTTCTCTTCGGAAGGTCCTACAACGCGTTTTCTTCCGATGCGAACATGGGTATTCCCGAGAAATTCGCCACCCGCGGAATACCCATCATAAACTTCGATTCTCTTCCTTTCGAAAAAGAAGATGGTTACAGGAACATGTACTGGTCCTGGGGAGAGATGATACTGAAGGCGGCCCGATTCGTCGAAAAGCATCCGAAACTCTTCGGTGTCTACATCACCAACTTCAGCTGTGGGCCAGATTCTTTCATTATTTCCTACTTCAGAGACATCATGGGGAAAAAGCCTTCCCTGGTGCTGGAACTCGACAGTCACACAGCGGATGCGGGCGTGGAAACGAGAGTGGAGGCGTTCATCGATATAGTGAGAAGTTACCTCAAACTGAAGAAAAAAGAAGAAGGAAAGGGTCCGGTGAAAAGACCCTACACCGTTCTGGAAAAGGACAGACTATATGTCATCACGCCAGATGGAAAGAGAAAAACGCTCGACGACGAGCGTGTGAAGGTTGTCTTTCCTTCGATGGGACAGTTCGGTTCTCAGTGTCTTTCTGCAGCGTTCAGATACCACGGTGTCAGATCCGATGTGTGTCCACCACCGGATGTGGAGGAGTTCAAGCTCGGAAGGGGAAACTCTCTGTCGAAGGAGTGTCTGCCTCTTCAACTCACCCTTGGAAGTCTCATAAAGTACGTGAAAGAGAAAGCGAATCGGGACGAAATCGTTCTCTACTTCATGCCGGAGACGATGGGACCATGCAGATTTGGACAGTACAGCGTCTTCATGAACCTGTGGCTGGACAGAAACAACGTGGAAAACGTAACGCTCTTTGGACTCAACTCGGAGAACGCTTACGCTGGTCTGGGAACTGCCTTCAGGATAAGGGCATGGCTTGCGGTGGTTGTATCGGACGTCTTCTTCGATGTAGAACGCGGTGTGATGACGCTTGCGAAGGACAGGGAAGAAGCAAAGAAGGTTGTGGAGGGCTGTAAAGAAAAGATACTGCTCAGTCTGGCGAACGATCCTCTGAGAAAGTTCTTCAAAACGCTCGAGGAAGTTGCGGGGATACTTTCGGGTGTTGAGAAGAAAATGGACTACGAACACGCTCCCAAGGTGCTTCTGACAGGTGAAATATACGTCAGAAGGGACGAATTTTCCAGGAAGAACCTGGAAGAACTCATGGAGAAAAACGGGATCATCATGCACATCTCTCCCGTTCACGAATGGATCTACTACACGGATTATCTCTTCCTGAACAGGTTGATCTCACCGGACTCCACAGGAATGGACAGACTGAAAAAACGTGTGGAGGTGCTGGTGAAAAGGTACATAGAGAAACGAGTAAAAAAGACCATGGAAAAAACGGGCTTTTACAGGGGTCACATGGTGAACATAAGGGAAATCGTCAGATCCGCCAGAGACTATCTGAATCCAAGGCTCACGGGTGAAGCGATCCTCACGATCGGAACGATTCTTCACGAGATAGTGGAGCACTACGATGGTATCATCTCCATCGGACCGTTCGGCTGCATGCCGAGCAGAATAGCAGAAGCCATCGTGAAGAGAGGATTGGAAGAGTTGAAACACAAAGCAAAAGGGAAGATCAAGAAAGTGCTGGAAGAGTTCGGAGACCTTCCGGTGATACACATAGAGTCCGACGGAAACCCGTTCACTCCAACCGTCCAGAGTAAGTTAGAAGCCTTCATGTTCCAGGTGAGACGCTTGAGAAACTACCTCAACGGCGTGATCGACAGCCTGGGTGTTGTGGAGGAATTTTCAGAGAGTGCTTCGGAGAAGATCAGAGTTGATTCATGA
- a CDS encoding ABC transporter ATP-binding protein — translation MISVRNLKVRYGDLPVVEDLSLDLFEGEILSLVGPSGCGKTTIVKAVLGLITYEGNVMIPTSSVGYCPQKDVLFDWMTVYENATLPLILRGKKAAENVKELIERFGLSGFEGKRPYQLSGGMRQRLSVLRAVLSGKDLLVLDEPFSSVDAYTRKKLQIWLSEEIHRMKSSAILITHDVEEAVFLSDRILVLSPRPTKVLKEISVPFPKPRTLEVLSDPLFSELEKHTLEILMNQL, via the coding sequence GTGATCTCGGTGAGGAATCTGAAAGTTCGATACGGCGATCTTCCGGTGGTGGAGGATCTCTCCCTGGATCTTTTCGAGGGAGAGATCCTCTCCCTTGTTGGACCATCCGGTTGTGGCAAGACGACCATCGTGAAGGCCGTTCTCGGTCTCATCACGTACGAAGGAAACGTGATGATCCCCACATCCAGTGTGGGATATTGCCCTCAGAAAGACGTGCTCTTCGACTGGATGACGGTCTACGAAAACGCCACCCTTCCGCTCATTCTGAGAGGCAAAAAAGCCGCAGAAAACGTGAAAGAACTGATCGAAAGGTTCGGACTTTCGGGCTTCGAAGGCAAGCGTCCTTACCAGTTAAGTGGAGGCATGAGACAGAGACTTTCGGTCCTCAGGGCCGTGCTCTCCGGAAAAGACCTTCTGGTACTGGACGAACCCTTCTCATCGGTCGACGCGTACACGAGAAAGAAACTTCAGATATGGCTTTCAGAAGAGATACACAGGATGAAAAGCTCCGCCATACTGATCACACATGACGTGGAAGAAGCCGTGTTCCTTTCCGACAGGATACTGGTCCTTTCCCCACGACCCACGAAGGTATTGAAAGAGATCTCGGTGCCGTTTCCAAAACCGAGAACACTCGAAGTTCTCTCAGATCCTCTCTTTTCAGAACTAGAAAAGCATACTCTGGAGATCCTCATGAATCAACTCTGA